CGGTCCAGGGGTGCTCGGGAGCGCCACCGGGCAAGTCGGCGGGTGGCCCGGGCCTTGTCCTTCCCGGCTTCGGCCGTTGTGCCAGGCGGTGGTGGAGGGCCCAGGTGCCGGACACGCTCCGACAAGGTCGTCCCCTTGTGCCAGCCCGGACCTTCCGGGTTCACTCCCTCCACGACCTCAGACGCCTCGGGGCGCATCGTCATCAAGCACGTATCCTTGCTGGGCGTCACTGTAGTGCAGCCAGCGGTGCAGGGTCTCCAGGTAGACCTTGGCCTCCAGCGGCCTGCCAGGTTGGTGGACGACCTTGAGGTGGCTCAGCCGCCGCAAGAAGAGGCTCAGGCCACGTCCGTTCAGCTCGCGCGCGATGCGGCTCAGTTCCTTCGGCCAGGACTCCGGCTGGCTTCGCTGCTGCATGTGGCCCACCCAGGCGAGGATCGCCTCTCGCTTGTCGGGCAATCCCAATCCCCGCTCGACGAGGTGTCCCAGCAGCGTCTCCCAGCGGGGCTGGCTCGAGCCGATGGGTGCTTGGATGGCGAACTCGAAGCCGACCTTCTCGCCCAGGGTCTCGCCCACGTCGATGTCCAGGGAGAGCTGGTCCGCCAGCTCCGGGAGTCGCCCGAGCGCCGCCTCCACCTCACCGGGCTGGCCGGGCCAGCCGATGCGCTCGAGATAAGACAGCCACCGAGGCAGGCTCGCGCCCGACAGGCACAGGCGCAAGGCGGACGTGCCCCGGGGGAACATGACCCCCACCGAGTAGATCCGTGCCTCTGGGGGCAGCGCTTCGTAACAGGCGGCGAGCCGTCGCCGGGTGCTGGCGGGGAGCCTGTCGCCGAGCAGCAGGTCCAGGCCCCGCTCGGCGAATTCCCGCGTCTGGCGCACCGGGCGTGCGAAGTCCATGAAGACGCAGGGCTCGGGCACCTCTGGCGGCGGGTGGTCGAGGTCGAACTCGAGGAAGACATCCATCACGCCCGTGTTCAGCGCGCCACCAGGCTTCCTCCACTCCCGGCAGAAGTCCCCGAGTGCCCGCCAGGTGGGGTGGTCGCGTGCCACTTCAGGGAGCGTGGGCGGGGTGTCGCCAAGGCCGAGCAAGGCATCACAACTTCCGTCCGTCAGCAGCAGGCGCGGCAGCAGGTCCACTCGGGACGCAGGGGAGCCGAGACGGCACTCGAACTGGAAACCCAGCACGGGCGGCAGCATGCGTGCGATGCGGCGCATGTCCTCGCGCACTGCCTCCGAGGCGAGCCGGACATCGAGATGGGAGTCGACCAACCTGAGGTTTACTTCCATCGACTCGTGCATGGTGGGACAGGTCCTCGAGGCGACTTCCGCCTCGAGAGGGTGGCGAGGCGGACTGGAAGACGGCTCAGCTCGCAGTCCGCTCGCCGGGGTTGTTCGTGGAGGGGGAATTACAAACGACTAGCAGCTTTCCCAACAGCACGACGACACCTGCTTACCGCCAGACAGCAGGCTGTCCAGGGCCTCGTCAGAGAGCTCCACGATACCGGCCGGGTTGGCCGGCAGCTGAGCGCGCTCCTCCTCGGTCAGGGACAGACGGAAATCCTCATCCTTCCACGCCTGGATCGTCTTCTTCATGTGTTGCTCCTTGGTTCTCCTTGCCTGGAACCACTCCAGGAAGGGAGCTTCGCGGCGTCAGGCCCTTGCTCCTGGCTCCTGCGCCAGATCCGTTTCGCCCCGGGCCTCGCGTGGAGGCGTGGGGGTCGCATCCGCTGCCTGGCCACGGGCCAGGGCGGCATAAAGTCCATTGCGCTTCATGAGCGTGTCATGCGTTCCCTGCTCGACGAGCCGTCCCTGATCCAGCACGAGGATGAGGTCCGCGCTGCGCACGGTGCTCAACCGGTGCGCGATGATGATGCGTGTGCATGACATGATACCCAGGTTCGCGTCCACCTGCGCTTCCGTGGCGGTATCCAGATGGCTGGTGGCCTCGTCGAGCAGCAGCAGGGTCGGGCGCGACGCCAGTGCGCGCGCCAGCGCCAGCCGTTGACGCTGACCGCCGGACAGCCCCGCTCCACCCTCGCCGATCCACGTCTCGTGGCGCATCGGCATCCGCTGGACTTCCTGCTCCAGCGCCGCGAGGCGGAGGGCCTCCTCCACCTGGCCCAGTGCGATCCCGGGTGCGTTGAGCGAGACATTTTCCCGGAGCGAGCCGCTGAAGAGCAGCGGCTCCTGCATCACCACGCCGAACTGGGCGCGCACCTGGCGCACGTCCAGCTCCCGCAGCGGCAGACCGTCATAGAGGATGCGTCCCTCGGTGGGCTCGAGGAGTCCGAGCAGGAGGCTGCCCAGGGTGCTCTTGCCGCAGCCGCTGCGACCCACCACCGCCACCTTCTGTCCGGGCTCGATGGTGAAGGAGAGGCCCGAGAGCACCGGGGCGCTCCCCCTGCCATAGCGGAAGCCCACGTTCTCCAGGTGGATGTGCCCGCGCAGCCGCGGAGTGGGCCGGGTCGTCACCGGCTGGGGCTCTGGCTCGGCCTCGAGCACATCCAGGATGCGCGAGATGTGGGCCCCCGCCAGGTGCAACTGCTGCCCGGTGGTGACCAGCTGCGCCAGCGGCGTGAGGACGGCGGCGGCGATGGCGTTCAGCGCCAGCATCGTGCCCAGGCCCATCTTCCCGTCGAGCACCTGGATTGCTCCGAGCCACAGCAGCGCCAGCGGCGCGAAGGTGCGCAGGGCGTTGAGCAGCGCGTTGATGAAGGCCGTCAGATGGCCCCGCTCCAGCGACGCGTCGAGCTGCCGGTGGAACAGTGACGACCAGAAGCGCAGCGTCAGCTCCTCCGCCGCGGAGGCCTTGACCAGGGCCATTCCCTTGAAGGCCTGGACGGTGAAGCTCTGGAACTCGGCCTCGGTGGTGAGGCCACGGTTGAGCAGCTCGCGCATGCGGCCGGCCGTCATGAGCACCAGCATCAACTGGAGCACCCCCAGGCCGAACACCACCGCGCCGAAGAGCGGCGCCTGGAAGGAGAGGATGGCGAGGTAGGTGACCATCAGCGAGCCATCGAGCACGGTGGTCAGCGTCTGGTTGGTCAGCACCTCCCGGATCATCCCCGCGCTGCTCAGCCGCGCGAGCAGATCCCCGCTGGTGCGCTGCATGAAGAAGCGGAAGGGCAGCCGCAGCAGGTGGCCCAGCATTCCGAGCAACAGATGTTCATCGAAGCGTCCCTTGAGGGACACGAGCAGCACGTTGCGCAGGTAGCCCGTCACCGCCTGGGAGAGGGTGACGGCCACCATGCCCACGCCCAGCAGGGCCATCATGCTGAAGCCGCGCAGCGGCAGGACATGGTCCACCAGCACCTGGGTCATCAACGGCACTGCCAGCCCCAGCACCTGCAGGAGCAGCGAGGCGGCCAGGACCTGGAGCGCCAGCCCCTTCACGGCCCGGTTGCCCAGCAGCGGGCGCAGGAACGTGCTCCACGGGGAGGGCAGGGGTCCTCCGGTCATGAACTCCGGACCCGGCTCGAACGTCAGCACCACGCCCGTGAAGCCCTTGCTGAACTCCTGGGCGGACACGTGGCGCCGCCCCACCACCGGATCGAAGAGCTCCGCGCCCTTCGGCGACCACTGTTCGATGACGACGAAGTGGTTGAAGTTCCAGTGGGCGATCGCCGGCAGCCGGATCTGCCCGAGGTGCTCGAGGTCGGTGGAGAAGACCTTGGCCCGGAGTCCCAGCTCGCGCGCCGCATCCACGAACATGCGGGGCCGGACTCCGTCCCGGGTCACGCCCAGCCGATCCTGGCACTCCGCCACGGAGGTGGGCCGTCCGGCGTGGGCGAGGATGCGCGCCAGACACGCCGCGCCACAGTCGGTCGCCGTGGCCTGGAGCACCAGCGGCGGGCGGGGAGGAAAGAGCCGCCGCCACAAGCTGCTCGCAATAGAGGAGGGAGCGCGTCCAGATCCGGTCATGGCTCACCCCTTCAGGAAACGCGCGAGGATGGGGAGAGACGTGAGAAGGCGTTGCTGGCCCACCTCGACTTCGACACGAAAGGTGCTGCCGAGCCAATCCGTCGCGGAGAGCCCCTCCGTCCCAGGCGGCGCGAACACGGCGAAGGCGCACGCGGTGGGTCCGTTGGGACCTTGTCTGGAGTCGCCCTTCAGCCCGAAGCGCTCCAGCGCCGCCTCCGGACTCACCACGGACTGCTCCACCTCCTTGATATGGCTCTCCAGGCGAACGCCCTTTCCACTCACGTCCACCAGGAGTCGCTGGCCGGCCGCCAGGCGCGTACGTGCCTCGGGTGGAAAGAAGGCCACGAGCATCAGCCCTTCTCCGCCCGCTCCAGGCGATGGCGCCGCCGGCACGACGATGGCCGTGCCCGACACATGTGCCGGAACGGGAACCGCCACGAGTGCCACGCCGAAAGCCACACTCGCCAGCGAGGTGGCCCAGAGCAGCGCGAGGGTCCGGGACGAGGTGTATTGGGATGCACGGAAGTGCTCGCGGGCCTGGCGGTGGGCCGCGATGGCTTCGGGGCGGTAGACAACCTGGTTCGCGGCCGACGTTCCGTTCTCAGGTGCGCCCTCGGCCATGTACGAAGCACCCCTTTCATGTTTCACGACCGGAACGTCACGGTGCTTCCGTGGAGATTAAGTCAAAAATCGGAAACTGAGAAGAGCACTCCGTGCTCTTGACCGGGCTGGAACCGTTACGGCGTGTGGCCCCCCCTGGTGCCTCCGCCTCGGGCACATCTCACGAGGTTCCACGGCGTCTTCGCTCCAGGCGCCAGACCGCGGCCATTTTTGCTCCCCCAAGCAGGTGTGGAGGCGAGGGGGGAGCCCCAGGCATCGAAGCCATCTTTCCGGGCCCGCCGGCCTCCTGGGGCCGGTGGGGCGGGACGCCAGTGACTTCAGTTCACCGGGGTCGGGCCGCTGTCCCTCAGGTGCGCGTTCAGGAAGCCGAGCATCCGCGAGTAGGCCTCCACCTCGTTCTTCTTCTTGGTGAAGCCGTGGCCCTCGTCTGGGAAGATGACGTACTCCACCGGGATGCCGTTCTTCTTCACCGCCTGCACGATTTCATCCGACTCGGGCTGGATGACGCGCGGATCATTGGCGCCCTGTAGGACGAGCAGTGGCTTGGAGATCTTCTCCGCGTGGAAGAGGGGTGAGATGTCGCGCAGCATCTGCTCCTGCTTCGCCGGGTCGCCGATCTCCTTGTAGAGGGCCTCACGCTGGCTCTCCCACCAGGGCGGGATGCTCTGGAGCGTGCGCAGCCAGTTGGAGACACCGAAGATGTCGATGCCCGCCTTGAAGGCATCCGGGTGGAAGGCGAGCGCGGCCAGCGTCATGTAGCCACCGTAGCTGCCACCGGCGATGCCGATGCGCTCGGCGTCCACGTAGGGCAGACTGGCCAGGTACTTCCGGGCCTCGACGCAGTCCAGCAGCGGCTCGTGGCCGTGCTTCTGGTCATCCGCGGCGAAGAAGCTCTTGCCATAGCCGGAGCTGCCGCGGTTGTTGATGCCCAGCACGACGTAGCCGTGGTTGACGAGGTATTGGATGACCGGGGAGTAGCCCTTGCGCGTCTGCCCCCCGGGGCCGCCGTGCACCCAGACAATGGCGGGTGCCTTGGCGTCGGCGGTGGCCTGATGCGGTTTGAAGAGGATGTTGGGAATCTCCATCCCGTCGAAGGACTTGAAGCGCACCACCTGGGCCTCGACGAGATCCTCCGGGTCCATCTGCTTGTTCCTCGCGTCGGTGAGACGGCTGACCTTCTTCGTGCCGAAGTCGTAGACGAAGAGGTTCGACGGGGAACGATCCCCATTGTGGTAGAAGGCCATCCGCTTCTCGCTGTCCGAGATGCGCACCGAGGTGATGT
Above is a window of Cystobacter fuscus DNA encoding:
- a CDS encoding peptidase domain-containing ABC transporter, with translation MTGSGRAPSSIASSLWRRLFPPRPPLVLQATATDCGAACLARILAHAGRPTSVAECQDRLGVTRDGVRPRMFVDAARELGLRAKVFSTDLEHLGQIRLPAIAHWNFNHFVVIEQWSPKGAELFDPVVGRRHVSAQEFSKGFTGVVLTFEPGPEFMTGGPLPSPWSTFLRPLLGNRAVKGLALQVLAASLLLQVLGLAVPLMTQVLVDHVLPLRGFSMMALLGVGMVAVTLSQAVTGYLRNVLLVSLKGRFDEHLLLGMLGHLLRLPFRFFMQRTSGDLLARLSSAGMIREVLTNQTLTTVLDGSLMVTYLAILSFQAPLFGAVVFGLGVLQLMLVLMTAGRMRELLNRGLTTEAEFQSFTVQAFKGMALVKASAAEELTLRFWSSLFHRQLDASLERGHLTAFINALLNALRTFAPLALLWLGAIQVLDGKMGLGTMLALNAIAAAVLTPLAQLVTTGQQLHLAGAHISRILDVLEAEPEPQPVTTRPTPRLRGHIHLENVGFRYGRGSAPVLSGLSFTIEPGQKVAVVGRSGCGKSTLGSLLLGLLEPTEGRILYDGLPLRELDVRQVRAQFGVVMQEPLLFSGSLRENVSLNAPGIALGQVEEALRLAALEQEVQRMPMRHETWIGEGGAGLSGGQRQRLALARALASRPTLLLLDEATSHLDTATEAQVDANLGIMSCTRIIIAHRLSTVRSADLILVLDQGRLVEQGTHDTLMKRNGLYAALARGQAADATPTPPREARGETDLAQEPGARA
- a CDS encoding mersacidin/lichenicidin family type 2 lantibiotic, translated to MKKTIQAWKDEDFRLSLTEEERAQLPANPAGIVELSDEALDSLLSGGKQVSSCCWESC